A single region of the Candidatus Methylomirabilota bacterium genome encodes:
- a CDS encoding capsid cement protein, whose product MGEFAVLDTLTLIAAADLSASQYTLVRLSAARACNVASLATDSALVGVLQNKPKSGENATVGYLGKTKVVAGAAITVGAILSTDSSGHAITVVSGAVAFGRALEAAGAADQIITAIMYAPTRWAGAP is encoded by the coding sequence ATGGGCGAATTCGCCGTCCTCGATACGCTGACCCTGATCGCCGCTGCGGATCTGAGCGCCAGCCAGTACACCCTGGTCCGCCTCTCGGCCGCCCGGGCCTGTAACGTCGCCAGCCTCGCGACCGACAGCGCGCTGGTCGGCGTGCTCCAGAACAAGCCGAAGTCGGGCGAGAACGCGACGGTCGGCTACCTCGGCAAGACGAAGGTCGTCGCCGGCGCCGCGATCACCGTCGGCGCCATTCTCTCGACCGACAGCAGCGGGCATGCGATCACCGTCGTGTCCGGCGCCGTGGCGTTCGGGCGGGCCCTGGAAGCGGCGGGCGCCGCCGACCAGATCATCACCGCCATCATGTACGCGCCCACGCGTTGGGCGGGCGCCCCGTGA